CGCCAGCAGGTGCTTCATCGCTTCTTCCGCACCGTACCCGCGGAGGACACCGGCTGGAGATCCGGCGCACCTCGTCTTGCGGATTTTGAAGCCCGCTTTCTCCCCGACCAGGCCGGCGGAGTGCTGCTGCTGCGCCGCAGCGACCGGCGGGGACCCGGCCAGCCGCTCCTCACCGCTACTCACGGTCCCTACGATCCCCACTCCCTCGATGTGACGCTCTACTTCCTCCGTACCGGCAAAGGGGGTTCCGCCCTGATCAATCTCGGATTTTCCGGGCGCGAACCCCTGACCGACGAGAATCTGGAAAAACTGAAGAGCTGGGGCGTTCCCCTCAATCCCAGCAACATCGACGTCATCTATCCCTATGTCGACGGCGGTGGCCATCCCTACTGCTATAAACTGGAGGAAGGCCTCGGGCGCTACGTCGCCATTCTCGACCGCCCTTCCCCGGAGCTGATAATCGATATGCATGGCTGCGTGGGGACCCGTCCCGACGACTCCCGGCTGGTGGTCGGACTAGGCGGCTTCCCCCCCTACCCCCCGTGCGCCGAAATGGGGCAAATGGAAAAAAGGGGAGACATTTTCCATCTCTCCCCCTCCTCCCCACTGCGCACCGGGCTTTTCCTGCTGCGCGACCTGTCGGAGGAAATCTATGTCCAGTTCTGCGACGCTCCGAACCATGGCTACCATTTCTTCGTCATGGGGGGACTGCATCTCCTCGGCCGGGACCTGAACCCCTCTACGGAAGTCAAAAGCCTGCTCCCCGGAGAAGAGCGCACCTATCTGCCCATGGAGAATATCCGCTGGCTTCCGGGTGCCGGAGGAAACGCCCTCCAGCGGATCGAGGCCCGGAAATTGCGAGCCGATGCGATCTGCCTGCACGTGGAAATACCCACCTCCGTCCGGCGGAGAATCGCGCTCAAGCTGCGCGAACTGGAAATCGCCGATTCCCTGGATGCCAGCGCCCTTTGACCCTCTCAAGAGGCGTCGTCAGGTAGTCATGTAGGCCGGGATAAGGCGCAGCCGTTCCCGGCGCGCCAAGAAGCATCGCCGTTCTGGCCGGTTGCCGGAAACGCTCCGCTTATACCGGCCTACCTATTGAAAAGAAGGTCTCGGAAATCGATTCGCTACGGCAAACCGGGCACTTGCCGGGGGTTGTCAGCCGCTGCCGTTTGTGGAAGACAAAACCACATCCGAGGCAGGAGGACGGCAGGACGATCAGCCGCCGCCTCTCCCGTTGAAGGCTGCGCCGGATGTGCTCCAGATGAGGGTAGACTTCCTTCTCCGCCAAACCGACAGCTCCGGAGATGTCCCGGGCGGAGACCGGCTGATTCTCCAGCAGCGCCATGATCCGGCGTCTTGCGGTTTCGGTGTGGGAAGAGGGGAGAACAGGGGATTTCGGCTTCTGTTTCATTTCTCTCCGCTTCGGATAAACTTGCGGTGTTGCTGCGTGCTTGACATCTGGTATCCATTTTACCC
The genomic region above belongs to Desulfuromonas sp. TF and contains:
- a CDS encoding transcriptional regulator; translation: MKQKPKSPVLPSSHTETARRRIMALLENQPVSARDISGAVGLAEKEVYPHLEHIRRSLQRERRRLIVLPSSCLGCGFVFHKRQRLTTPGKCPVCRSESISETFFSIGRPV